The Phaenicophaeus curvirostris isolate KB17595 chromosome 6, BPBGC_Pcur_1.0, whole genome shotgun sequence genome segment tgaaataagaGTGTCTGCACAGGCGGTTAGTTTAATattgcactttttttcccaaataacacAAACCTTTAAGACCCATACCCCCAGTGCCATGTATTTCAAAgcggggaaaaaaataagaggagtGGCATAGTAGACATGGCAAAACCAATTAGGTTTAAGATATATCCCATCCTTGGCACTCTGAGTGTTACATTGTCTCAAAATTAGGCTTGCTGTGATTTGAAGCATCTTTAAGTCTGCTGCTATTTAACACATTATGAGGCAACACAGTTCCGTCACAGTTTTTTAATGGCTCTAACAATGCTGACTGGCATATCCCCGAGATGTGGGTTCAAGGCTGTGGTTTCACAGTGGCCTAACTTCTAAGGCAGATCAACCCCAATGACGAAATCTTTGTAGCATAAAACCTGCAAGCCACAACTACTTCACTTCTAAGAAGAAGGGGGAAAGCGCCTCCCCAAGCAGTTTGGTAAACTCTTTTACTTGCTGTGGCAGTGGTGTAGACAAAGTTTAGGATGACCTGCTGCTAGCCCTTCTCCACGAAAAGGAGGACTCAGACCTCCAACTCTTAATTGCCATTATGTATATCCTTGGAAGGATGTATGAGTAGGCAGAGTGCATTGTGTTACAGACTTTAAAGCCAACTTTTAAATCAGagtatgcatttttaaaaacttgtaaTGTATTCAAAAAAGCTACACAATTGTAAAAAAGGtatataaacagaaatataaaatctCACTGGTTTTGCAGTAATACTTTGTCTAGCTATAATAAATGCCAGAGCAACAGACTGGCATCCCAAATGAATACCACCAAAGTGGTTCCTAAATTTTAACAATTATTTCAGCATTAATTAATAACAACACATAAGAGCCAAAGGTAGACATcccttattttcccttcccattCTTTTCTACTGCTTtctattcagtatttttatttttatgtatatctTTTGTCATGAATTAAAGAGTTTCCAAAACTGAAGAGTAAACATGAAATCCTTGTCTCCCTCACTTTCCTGGTAAAGTACGTAAGAAAGGAATTTCCCTTGCTTTCCACGGGTGTGACTGGACCTTGTTTCCAATGGTGTGACTACCCCTGAGAGTCAAAGTGGGAAAAAGAGgtgttttcctctgaaaatacagaaatacataagTATGCCAGAATCTTCTGGATGCTACAGACTTAAACAGCCAGCTCATGCAATAGCTGCGTCTCTTGCATATGGGCTGACTCCTGCTGAGCAGACTAGAGGCTGTTGAGGATGTTACTGCAGTGATGTGCTGCTGTcacggggctggggctgctgagaCCAGCCATCCTTGACACAGCTTGGAGCAGTCCAGTGTAAGGCTTTTGAGCCAAGAAGTCGTACCACTTGGAGATAAGGAAGAAAACCTTGATAGACGCTGTATTTGGCATGTGGCCagctgaagggaacagaagaccTGGGTCATTGAAATGACATGGCTTGTCCTGCTCATCTTCAGTGCTGGAAACTTTGTGATAGTTTTCTTAATGTCAGCAATACCATATGGAAGTACACAGAACGATAATAACCATCTGTGCAGAGGGTAAAAGTGTGGCTTTCCACAGATAAGCCCAAATCCAGTAAAAATTACACTATCTTATTAGTCACTATGGAAAACAGGGATGTCATGAAATCCAGAAGCAGAGAGTATAGATGTGCACCGATGTGCAATATCTTAATGTGCTGACAGGGATACTAGGGGAGGAGAGGCTTGAACACTTTGCCGTGTTGGGCTATATGTTGTGGTTGCATATGTGGGCTATACAGACTGACCACATGTGACAACAGGGAATTAAACTTTGTCATCCTTAAGGTAACATGCACTGCCATGaactttgagatttttttctgaagctctgttttttctcctccttgaaGACTGTGGGTGCAGGCTAAGGATTCTGAAAAAAGTTTCTGAAAAGAATGTacttaaaaatacagctgaCCCCTCCTATGAAGAAGAATGTATTTAGGAGAGAAATAATGCTTACAAGCAGATCCTAGTGGCACATTCCTTTCAGTCTTGCTGGGCAGTTTGCCTCGGTTTACACTGCTTAAAAACCTCAAAAgattttttctgaagtgaaagTTGAGGCTGTCTTTTACCAAGTAGCAAGCCACATTCCATGCAGAAAGGCAGATGCAGGCAGTGAACTACTCCCTGCTTCCCTTGATCTCATCCTGCTCAGTCTCCCAGTAACATTTACGGAAAATACATGTACAACTAAGAGACACAGAAAAACAACTTTCCTCCACTCTGTTCCCCTGCCTCACACATGTACATTTTCAACTTGTATATATTGAAATACTAATGCAGAAAATATGATCTGAATCTCATTTACTTCAGTGGAAATGGGAACACACTTAAAGCATGATAAAAACAGTGTGAGACCAGAAGCAAAAGCTCATCACATAATTTCTCCTTGCATTCATAGCCTTCTTAAGTTCTACTCCCTTCCCTTGCATCCATGAAATCAGCAGGTCTACTCCAGGGAGTAAGGATTGCTGGCTTAGGCCTTTAAATCAGCCTCTCTGTGTTTGAAGAACAAGGGAGTCTGTGTTTTCAGGCACTATATGTAACTGTAGAAGAACGCACtcaagaaagggaaataaaaagagagtAAAAATGTTCGCATTCTCTCTGAACAAAATGACCTGTGATCTGCAATTGCCCTTTTAAGAGTTGTgactttttcttgttctctgcAAAACTTCTGGCAGCAGCAAccaggctgcagcccctgcGCCTCTCACCCTGCACAGAACATGTCAGGGAAGGCAGGCAACATACGGCTTTAATTTGCAGGGGATCATCTACGTTTcttctgaagagaaaagaaaaccaaatcaaatCTCCACATACTCAATCTCTATCTTGAATAAACAGCATTAAGGGAAAAATGCTGTGGGTATTGGGAGGAAGAAACTCTCTGTAGTCCGCTTTGATTGTGCATACCATTTCTCCTCTTTAAAGCATATAAAATCACTGCAATGGGGGGCTGACTTACCGAAGTGCTAGTCAAAGATTGTTCTTTATTCCTAGTCCATGCTACACGGTAGGAGTTTGGGTTACAATAGGTGTCACACAGCAGGAGTAAATTGCCGCTGACTTTAGTGGCTAGAGCTGCTTTTCCATTCTATTTCTCTTATTCCCACAACCctcaaatacaaataaaagtaCAATTTTTACCTAAATTGACAATTGCAGACTAATATAACCAATTAATAAAAAGCACATATAAAGGCATCTGGGATGACTTTGAAGGTAAAGTGACCTGGGACTCCCCATCGTAAGAGAATTACTTGGTATCTTGTCAAATGCAGGTTAGTAACAACTGCCTCAGCACTGAGATGACTTTCTCAGCACTTAGCTATACAGCCTTGAGACCCTTTGCTGCAGTAAGTATTCTGGCTGCTGAGTGCACCATCACATAGGGTTTGTGTTAACCTCCTACTGATTTTCTGCCATTCACTGCATGTGTTTGCTATTTTTGTCAGCACAGGCATACTTCCATGAGCCCTCTAGATGTTCCAAGAAATAGTCAATACCCAAGGtaggtttttaaattttaaggaTTTTGTTCTTCTGGCAAGACTAAATCTGTGAGATGCTATAACTTTTGGCCCTAGGGCAGATAGCTATGTCGCTGGCATGTTGCAAAGTGATGTAGATCTTACAATGAAGCTGTAAAAGCTGCTTGTGAGTCTTATCCAGATAATTTCTCTTAAGAATTTTGCTCTGTAGATCTGTGTGTCCACAACTAAACAACTAAGTTTAACGAGTTTGTATTATCTGCATTGaggatttcattttatttttgtattctaCCTTTAATATGGCAATGTAAGGAGGTACCCTATTTCATCTTAAAATTTGAGATGGATGACAACGCAATCACTTCTTTACTTCACTGCATTTACATTGTTCATACCAATTTTTCAGCAAGCATCCTTGTCTGTGCATTGTGAGTACTTGTGATGTGTACCAACAACACTGAAGAGAGAAATGCCAAAACGAGACCCACCTGAGTTGTGGACCTGTTCTGTCTTATTTGGAACCTGCCTAGGTCACTCTGAGAGACTTCATGAACATACTATACACATCACCGCCCATCACAGATTACATACTTGAACCTTTCTCTCTACCAAGCTATCAAAACCCCTTTCTACCCATCCAGAACTAacactcctcctcctcagccacTAACTGTTCTTATCAGTCAAGATTCATGCTCAGTGGGGGACAAAAATCGAACTTCTCACACTGTATCATAATAAGTACACTTTTAACCTCTTATTTAACTCTTAATCACAAAATCTTGAATCAGCTAAAaagtttttgcttttatttgctgGATAAACATACATTTATGTTATCATCTGTGTTTAGATTTTATTAATTAGCCTTACTGCGAATATAGCTTGTGCTTATATTGCATTCTCTGTCTGCAATACAAGCCAGTGAGATAAAGCCGAACAATTTCTTCTAGATAAACAAGTTTTTCTTAAATGCTGTGGAAGGGAAGTATTTACTCTATCCTATTCCTGCCAGCCACTTaggggaaaacaagaaaatactccaactactttttgttttgtttctttccaaaattaaaaatttagatAGCTTCTTTTTGGGGCTGAAGATTTATGTAACCCCTGCCACCCACATAAAAATGGTACAAAACAACACCCTGAGGACAGCAGCATAGTGAAGAGGTACTAGGATATAAACGATGCAAGAGGACAAAACTCAGTGCTCGTCCCATCTGACAGAGTCCTAATTTCCCCTACCGGCTACTGTAACAAGCAACAACAGTGCATTGTTTTGAAGTAAAAGTTTAAATGCCTTTTAAGGTATTATTTTGAtgctttaattctgttttctcttagAACGAAAGACTGGGGGGTCCCTTTCCATGGGACGGGAAAAGAAGAGtgtctgtgctttaaaaaagatGCTGTTTGTGTAAGAATGTGATTACCATTGTGCTGACCCAAGAAAAGTGGCATCCAGTCCAGTCTCCTCCCTCCGTCATCCATGGTGGATACATATGGAATCATTAAAAGAACAAGGCAGACAAACAGCGATAGTCTCCTGTGGATGTTATGTGCACTACTAGGGTTGTATGAAGAAGAAGTTATCTTTTATTAGATCAAGACATATAGGCAGAAGAATTAGACAAACTTTTCTTCAAGTTAGAAACACCAGCTGCAGCTCTCAGTTGTTAAGAACAATTGCTTAACATTTCCTAAGCTATTTATTAATTAAGCTAGCTCTGAAAGGATGAAGATGGTAGCTGTATAACAGAGAGGACATTAATTATGTTAATGATGCAGAGGATGTTAAGGATGGGAGAAAGAGTGGCATTTGTTAGCTAAGTAAAAAGGAGAGACAATCCGTTGATCTGGAGAGAAGTAAACAGGGAGGGTGGAAGCAGAAATTATAATCTACTATCAGACAAGCACCTCCACTGAGTCCTCATTTTGGATGTTGGGCAGAGTTAGGAAACCTGGTTTCCATGCTCACTGTTGTGGGACAAGTTCTGTAGTTTCCATTAAGGATCAGTCTCAAAGATCAGAGAGAGAATGTTGTGTTTTGAGAGAAACCCCCTCAACAATGCCCCATGTTTTGGTCTACAAAGACCATCTCTGGGTGTTCATGCTTGTGCTGAGTGGTTGTTTTCAGTAGCAAAACTACCAGGAAAGCAGCCATGAACAGAATGAAGTGTGTTACGGTATGTTACTGTAAATGTAAGATCAGAGGATGCTGACGGTTTGACGGCAGGAGGTGTGTATTGCTGTGTTAGTGGATGGGCATCAACACATCTCAGGTTTCTTGCTTGGGCATGGTTTAAACTCATCTGGTGTTTCAGACCACAGAGAATTATGCTTCCAATGATGAGTTTTGTGGTTTGGGGTGCTTGAAATGTAGGACAAGTGCTTCTGGGAAGATTCTTTCCACACAGGATTTTCTTCTGTTACCTGTAATATCATTAAACAGTTAAAAGCAGCAAGTTCCAGGAATTTCCCTGAACTCTCTGCTCTCATTCTCCCCCCTCAATACCCCATCCATTCCCATttccactttttctttctgggcTAGTCTCACTGATAGATCGCTATCTAAGCCCTAAGCAGTTGTTCTCAAGTTGCACTTAGCTTtggtagttaaaaaaaaaaagatggctaACCCAGAAATttgtctgcttttccttctgtagcAGTTGGTCTGAAGAAAAGCTATTATCTACGCGTACaaaccttgtcctgtatttatCCATCTTTCCTCTGGCTTGTTGCAGACAGCAACTCAGAACAGCGACTTTTCAGTGGTTTTCGGTTTGAGAAGTGTTTCCTAAATGTTTCAAATGCAGAGCCCCACAGACAGAGTTTAAGCCAGACAATAATGGACTATAGGTGTCTTAGCTACCTTTCCTAGATTGTATGATGTCTGTGCAAGTCTCAAAACCACAAGCAGTAAGCCACAGGGGCTTTCTGATATTAGTCAGAAATTCATGCTCATTTTCTACGAGAAAGAGCATATAAAGATTCAGCATTCAACTGATTTAGGATGAACAGGAAAACAATACTGTCATTTAGGGCTGCCTATAAAATAGGTTTTGTGCTAGAAAGGAGTTAGCAGTTTTAATTACTGATGTcaatctgaaaagcaaaatctgtAGCTTAAAATCATAAATACGACTTGCAAGGAATCAAACTTATTTTTAGCAGAAGATGGAAAAAGTTATCATGAACTTTTATTTTGAATCATGGTCCTCTGAGGAGAGAGTTCCTGACAGAACTCAATGAACCTCAGCACATTGGGACATCAGCAATCAACAGCAGTTTCTAAACATGATCCTACTCCTGCAGTCATTACACAGCGTAGATATTGCTGTTAATTAGTTGGAATGTGGGACAGCACTGCTGGGAGAAAGAAGGTGGCCTAAATAGCATGGTCCAAATTTTATCTGTAGCTATCCAAGAAAAACGGATGCCATTTATTAACCCTTGCCACCCGTGACAGCTAGAAATAAACGCTGGGCTTATCTTATTCCTAATGGATTTTTGCAGCTCATTAGTGTATAAAGTGGAAAGGATAGGAGCATGCTGCAGAGAGGGAAGACAGCTGGCTGGAAAAGTTTCTTTCCTGGTTCAGCTCTGAATGGCAGCATTAACCGCCGGACAAATAGGAGGACATCCATGCAAAGGCTTGGTTACTGAAAGTTTGGAGAACGTGGTAGGATTCTCCTCGTCTCCGGGAGCACAGTTTATTGTTCTTATTGAATTCCAGCAAGTACAGTAAATCCCCCATTCATCCTCCATCATTTTTCCAGACTACTCTTCTTGGAAGAGCCAACAAGACCCCGTTCTGCGCGAGCGAAGGGGCTCTAGGTGCACAGAAAGAACTGGCCACCGCCGGCGGCCACTTTCACCCTCTCCTCAGAACAGAGCAAGCGTTTCAGAACCCTGATAGGAGGCGTTTGCGAGTCACGCAGCGTTAAGCCAGAATAGCTGCCCGCTGGGCAGAGCGAGGAAGGGGCATTTCCCATTGGAAAGGGCCGTTCGGTTTATTTTCCCGTCTCGGGCTGCTGCTATAGACGTGACAGGAGGACAACGCACCTAAAATAGTGGCGATAACTCGGCAGGGAGATACTTGAAGCGTCtcgggagggagggagggaggcgaGCTTTGCCCGCTGCCGGCGCGCGTGAGACGGGAACACCGCAGCCTGCGAGCCGCCACCCCGACTTATCGCAAAAAACGCGTTTTCTAGGCTCCGGTCCCCTGACAGCAGAGCCCGGCCGCCACCGCTCCCCCCCGCGGGCCGCGAACGCCGCCGGGGAGGGCGGCTCGAGGTTGCCCGGACCCCGCACGGTTCGCAGCCGCCGCCGGGGACCCCGCAGGCCCCGCCGCGCACGGCCAACCCCCGCCAACCGCCGCCaacccccgcctccccccgcccccgcgcccGCCCCCGGGCGACGGTCCCTCGCGCAGGAAAGTTCGGCGTCGGTTTCAAGGCCCCTCCCTCCCGCTGAAAGGCAGACGGCGGGGCGCCTGGAAACCGGTCGGAGGGAGCGCGGCGCGGCGAGGGGCGCGGGCGCGAGGGGCCGGCACAAATGGtcaggcggcggcggcggcggaggcggcggcgctAGGCGGGGGCGCGGCGGGCGCTGCCGCCGGTGCGGGCAGAGCCGCGCGAGCGGCGGCCGGGGCCGCCTCTTCATGAGACGCGAGTTCGGGCCGGGAAGAGCGACGGGGCGGCGAGAGcccgggcgggcgggcggcgccaACTGAGCGATGGCCGAGAGGCGCGGGCCGGCGGCGAGCGGCGCCGGGGCGGACGGCGGACGGTGCCCGGGGCTGCCGCCGccgctcctgctgctgctgctgctgctgtgggcgGCGGCGCTGCCGGCCCGGGGGCAGCCGCCCGCGCCGCAGTACAACGGCGAGCGGGGCATCTCCGTCCCGGACCACGGGTACTGCCAGCCCATCTCCATCCCGCTCTGCACCGATATCGCCTACAACCAGACCATCATGCCCAACCTGCTGGGCCACACCAACCAGGAGGACGCGGGGCTGGAGGTGCACCAGTTCTACCCGCTGGTGAAGGTGCAGTGCTCGGCCGAGCTCAAGTTCTTCCTCTGCTCCATGTACGCGCCGGTGTGCACCGTGCTGGAGCAGGCCCTGCCGCCCTGCCGCTCCCTCTGCGAGCGGGCTCGCCAGGGCTGCGAGGCCCTCATGAACAAGTTCGGCTTCCAGTGGCCCGACACGCTGCGCTGCGAGAAGTTCCCGGTGCACGGGGCGGGCGAGCTGTGCGTGGGGCAGAACGCCTCGGAGCGGGGCACCCCCACGCCCGCGCTGCGCCCCGAGAGCTGGACCAGCAACCCGCAgcgcggcggcgcggggcaCGGCGAGAGCCGCGGGCGCTTCTCCTGCCCGCGGGCGCTAAAGGTGCCCTCCTACCTGAACTACCGCTTCTTGGGCGAGAAGGACTGCGGGGCGCCCTGCGAGCCCGGCCGCCTCTACGGGCTCATGTACTTCGGGCCCGAGGAGCTGCGCTTCTCCCGCACCTGGATCGGCATATGGTCCGTCCTCTGCTGCGCCTCCACCCTCTTCACCGTCCTCACCTACCTGGTGGACATGAAGCGGTTCAGCTACCCTGAGCGGCCCATCATCTTCCTCTCGGGCTGCTACACGGCCGTGGCCGTGGCCTACATCGCCGGCTTCCTCCTGGAGGAGAGGGTGGTCTGCAACGAGCGCTTCGCCGAGGACGGCTCCCGCACCGTGGCGCAGGGCACGAAGCGGGAGGGCTGCACCATCCTCTTCATGATGCTCTACTTCTTCGGCATGGCCAGCTCCATCTGGTGGGTCATCCTGTCCCTCACCTGGTTCCTGGCCGCCGGCATGAAGTGGGGCCACGAGGCCATCGAGGCCAACTCCCAGTACTTCCACCTGGCCGCCTGGGCCGTGCCGGCCATCAAGACCATCACCATCCTGGCCCTGGGGCAGGTGGACGGGGACGTCCTCAGCGGCGTCTGCTTTGTGGGCATCAACAACGTGGACGCCCTGCGGGGCTTCGTGCTGGCCCCCTTGTTCGTCTACCTGTTCATCGGCACCTCCTTCCTGCTCGCCGGCTTCGTGTCCCTCTTCAGGATCCGGACCATCATGAAGCACGACGGCACCAAGACggaaaagctggaaaagctCATGGTGAGGATAGGCATCTTCAGCGTCCTCTACACGGTGCCGGCCACCATCGTCATCGCCTGCTATTTTTACGAGCAAGCTTTTAGGGAACAGTGGGAGAGGAGCTGGGTCACGCAGAGCTGTAAGAGCTACGCCATCCCGTGCCCCAACAACCACAGCAGCCACCACCCGCCCATGAGCCCCGACTTCACCGTCTTCATGATCAAGTATCTCATGACCTTAATCGTGGGCATCACCTCGGGCTTCTGGATCTGGTCCGGGAAAACCCTGAACTCCTGGAGAAAGTTTTATACCAGGCTGACCAACAGCAAGCAGGGAGAGACCACCGTCTGAGGCCCCTGCCCGCTAAAACCAGGGGACGGTGGGCAGCCGGAGGACCGGGGGTCTGCCTTGGGGAGCAGCtccttttccagcctggccAAACTTTGGGGACCCGCGAGGGTtttctgcagggagaggagggcgAGGCGGGTGGggagccctccctgctccttccgGAACGTCTCCTCACCGCGCTGTCAGGTTGGGGGAGAGGGATGTAAATAGCCTCTGTAAGATTTTGTAagtatatttgtatttaaattacaaaaaaatctcacttttttaattatttaggaCACTTTTAACCCGTTTGCAGATTTTGGTTCCTTGCCTccaccctcttttttttttttttaaatttgaaaaagaagtggggaggggggttggaTTTTTATTTCGTAGGGCAGGGTGGCAAAATCTGCCGGTAGAAAAAACAGCCACCaagccctttcttctcccccctccaccccaccccccccttcGAGGTTTTGTAATGGCTTTTGTTGGAGTTTCTGCTGGATGAGCAGCAGAGCCCGGAGCGGTCCCAGTCCCGGGCTGCCAGGGGTATGTGGCGGTGGAGGTGGGATTGGGGAGGAGCGCCAGggcaggacagacagacagccgCCCCTCGCCTCGGCGGGACCCCCTCTCCCGGTTctttaaaacttatttaaatGCACCAGATAGTTGCAGAGGAGTTGGCCTGTTTTGTGGTAGGAGTTGAGGTTTAATGTCGTTTGCACCTGTAGCACGTCCGCAGGCTTGGGAGGTGGATGGGGACACGGATGGGGACACGGATGGTACCGCGCTGCCCTCTCGCTGTGAGCCGCTCCCCGGCGGCTCCTTTCCGCGGGTTAGCAGCGACGGGCTCAGTAATAACAGCTTCATCCGAAGAAAACACAGCActctgattaattttttttcccctctcttaaTTATATCCATAAGCTGGCTCTTCATTTGGGAAACACTAGAGCAGTTGCCGTTCCCCTGAATTTCAATCCAATTGACATTTAATTCGTTATGCATTATGAGGGTGTGGTGATTTTTTGCCAGTAGTAAAAACAAAGGAAGGGAAACCAGAAAACCAGAATGTTTAAACACTCTGGTGGGATGTGAAACCGTAAAGAGCCTCTGCTGTCTTTCcacctcccccccacccctttttttttttttccagtacagTAATAACATTCCATAGTGCAAAGATAAGATGCCATGTGTGCAGCGCGTCTACTGCCTTGTGTGCTCCTGGGTGTGTGGGATTGTACTTAatacagacaaaaagaaagttaaaaatgaaattgtaacTTTCGACAGATGCATTTGAATATTTAGTCCTCTGTATGAAAAACAGCAGATTGCTTCTCTCCTGACTGTATTGTTTTAAACTTGTTTTATATTACAAATGCCTGTATTTAGGTTCATAAACGTTATCTATGGCTACAATACCctgaaatgcaaaattatttgaatttggtatgcatttatttctgttcattaTCACAAGATCATCTATATTTATAGAGGAATagaaatttatatatattaaataccatatttttaatttctctgaaataaattgAGGTTTTGTACAAAACTATCTTGTCCCTTTACATATTCCTCTGATGAACTCAAATACTGTGTGAAAGCAGTATATATACTGCTAGATGTGTGggattcattttttcttttcttaggtTGAGTTCACAGTAACAAGCTGGAATTCAGTGTAGGACTTCATtgtgcattttgttttttatctgTGGGCTGGTCTAGATTAATCCTTCAAAAGAAGTAATGTAAACTGTTCAAGATCTCTGACAGGGTATGGTTGGTGGTGTGAAATCCAAGAAGAGATCTGCTATAtggcagcagaagaaagaaagttcttttttttttttgttaagggCTTCTCTCAACTCAgcctttcttctccccttcctattaaaatttaaaaaaaaattttctcacTGCTCAAAATGATACTCTGACTATGTTGCAATATTGTTAGAATATTTTAATGAGtgaaatagttttgttttcctgaatttgGAATATTTGGTTAATCTGGAGTTAAAAAATACGTTCATGGGAGCGTTTCAGCTTCATGGAAAGTACACACATTCTTAAACCTTTCAACACAACATATCCttttttttgggttgttttttttttttgattcattGTTCGAAGTGCCATTCTGTAAGCATGGGTTTGTTAAGAAAGAACAGCTAACTATGAGACTTGATTTCTGATTTCCAGTGTTATAAGCTAGTATAGAATTTCATTCTGTGTATTTagaggaagatttaaattatttttggctCGTTTACTTTTTTCAAATCATGATGCATAAACAGCCATAGAGAAGTAAGggaagcttaaaaataaattgctctAATGAAGTGCGACAAgaggacagattttttttttttatttaaatttgttttaagtAAACCTAGTTCCTGTTTTATTAGATATTTTACACATTACTTTCaagttgggttttgttttttttttccttaatatatTGTAGCATTTAAAATTGTACTGGTCAGCACTCAGCTAATGACCTGAAGTACAAGCCAGTTTCTGTTGCAGTGGAATTCTTTTTGGTCAGTGTGTAATTACATTTGAGCTATTTTGACTGATCTGTTTCCTTGCAGCTGAATGTATGTGATTTATTTATGCATGGGAGAACACATTTATTTGTAAGAGACCTTGTGTTTATGGTAGGAATAGGAGGACCTACCTTAGCAAAATACTTTTCTAAGATGAATAATGGGATATTGTttcaaaatgaagtaaaatgttaatatttgcaGTTCATGATTTGCATTTCATGATTTGCAGCAGATATGGATCCCCTTCAGTTCTTTAGGATTTTTTCATAGATTGCAGAGCAGAAGCCCTATGTTCAGTCTTGGTTGTTTTAATAAATATGAGCACAATATAATAATTCAAAAGAACAAAgctctgcttttttgtttgctaaTTTTTATGAACTTTCACCGAGTGGTAATTGGCAAAGGTCACAGTCATTACTGAATTTGGTGGTGCTATCTGTGTGATCAACCTATGTTTtcagacttttatttttcaaccCAATGGTATTTGAGACTTTTTATTAATATGATGTGAAGGTATCTTTTGCATGGGCATATTGTAGTCATCATTAATGTTTTACCTCACTGTTGAAAACAAATCTATCCATTGCTTCAGGGAATATAGATAGGATTTTTTACAACACGGTCTCTATAATTGATGTACCATGTTTACCCCAGAAAGAATCACTGTATACAAAGAAACTGTTGCCCAGCGTTCTTGTCCTGGACAAGAAGAATAGTATAAGAACAAAATTGTGGTAATAGTATAAGAACAAAATTGTGGTATAGCAAAGTTTGTTGGGCTAGAAGTACTTGTTGGCATTCCTTAGTCAACAGCTTTACTTTCTCTCATTGGATATATTTTTAGCCTGAAATGAAGGGGTCCTCAGAATCACCACTCCCCTGAAGAGGGCCGTAGcctggagagctggggatgctgATTTACCATTCATCCTTAAGTAATAG includes the following:
- the FZD1 gene encoding frizzled-1; its protein translation is MAERRGPAASGAGADGGRCPGLPPPLLLLLLLLWAAALPARGQPPAPQYNGERGISVPDHGYCQPISIPLCTDIAYNQTIMPNLLGHTNQEDAGLEVHQFYPLVKVQCSAELKFFLCSMYAPVCTVLEQALPPCRSLCERARQGCEALMNKFGFQWPDTLRCEKFPVHGAGELCVGQNASERGTPTPALRPESWTSNPQRGGAGHGESRGRFSCPRALKVPSYLNYRFLGEKDCGAPCEPGRLYGLMYFGPEELRFSRTWIGIWSVLCCASTLFTVLTYLVDMKRFSYPERPIIFLSGCYTAVAVAYIAGFLLEERVVCNERFAEDGSRTVAQGTKREGCTILFMMLYFFGMASSIWWVILSLTWFLAAGMKWGHEAIEANSQYFHLAAWAVPAIKTITILALGQVDGDVLSGVCFVGINNVDALRGFVLAPLFVYLFIGTSFLLAGFVSLFRIRTIMKHDGTKTEKLEKLMVRIGIFSVLYTVPATIVIACYFYEQAFREQWERSWVTQSCKSYAIPCPNNHSSHHPPMSPDFTVFMIKYLMTLIVGITSGFWIWSGKTLNSWRKFYTRLTNSKQGETTV